One Triticum dicoccoides isolate Atlit2015 ecotype Zavitan chromosome 4B, WEW_v2.0, whole genome shotgun sequence genomic window carries:
- the LOC119295611 gene encoding putative receptor protein kinase ZmPK1, with amino-acid sequence MTAAAARGCGCALLLLFALALPGTGRAGAQRERGSLPRGASLAVEDHASDLLVSPDGAFACGFYAVSPTVFTFSVWFARSADRAVVWTAAASATARRAVHSQGSRLALDGRRGALVLTDYDGEVVWNSTAHDGAARARLRDTGNLAVEDARGAVLWQSFDHPTDTLLPAQRLGGAAGSGLVSTSRLLAAGHYGFRFSDYAMLSMVYDDGGEVSSIYWPNPYFSYWQNSRKIYNFSREAELDSSGHFLASDNATFDAADLGGAGVRRRLTLDTDGNLRLYSLDAGDQTWTVSWMAFSNPCIIHGVCGINALCLYTPSPACVCAPGHERADRSDWSRGCRPTFSNSTGGRDEKVKFVALPHTDFWGFDLNNSEFLSLDACEEQCTGEPSCVVFQYKQGKGECYPKSLMFNGRTFPGLPGTAYLKVPADFNVPELHVHQWQTDDGLAIQEDIAGCDAVAPEVVMLNVSSTAKMSSNQGKSLWFYFYGFLSAFFVIEVFVIAFGCWLFSKKGILSRPSELLAVEEGYRMITSHFRAYSYSELQSATRKFRTEIGHGGSGTVYKGVLDDDRTVAVKVLQDVSQSEEVFQAELSAIGRIYHMNLVRMWGFCSEGAHRILVYEYVHNGSLANVLFQSTGNSGRLLGWKQRFNIAVGVAKGLAYLHNECLEWIIHCDMKPENILLDDEMEPKITDFGLAKLLNRDGSDSGLSRIRGTRGYMAPEWVSSLPITEKVDVYSYGVVLLELMKGQRVSDWVVDGKEGLETDVRTVVKMIVDRSKRGDGGWVADLVDERLDGEFNHAQAKIFAQLAVSCLEEDRNKRPGMKNVVQTLISTDDESRDNEYPEI; translated from the coding sequence ATGACCGCAGCCGCAGCTCGCGGCTGCGGCTGTGCTCTGCTTCTGCTCTTCGCCCTCGCGCTCCCGGGCACCGGCCGTGCGGGGGCGCAGCGCGAGCGCGGCAGCCTGCCGCGCGGCGCCTCGCTCGCCGTCGAGGACCACGCGTCCGACCTCCTCGTCTCCCCGGACGGCGCCTTCGCCTGCGGCTTCTACGCCGTCTCCCCCACCGTCTTCACCTTCTCCGTCTGGTTCGCGCGCTCCGCCGACCGCGCCGTCGTCTGGACGGCCGCCGCCAGCGCCACGGCGCGCCGCGCCGTGCACAGCCAGGGCTCCCGCCTCGCGCTCGACGGCCGCCGCGGCGCGCTCGTCCTCACCGACTACGACGGAGAGGTCGTCTGGAACTCCACCGCCCACGACGGCGCCGCGCGGGCGCGGCTCCGCGACACCGGCAACCTCGCCGTCGAGGACGCCCGGGGGGCCGTCCTGTGGCAGAGCTTCGACCACCCCACCGACACCCTGCTCCCCGCCCAGCGCCTCGGCGGCGCCGCCGGGAGCGGGCTCGTGTCCACCAGCAGGCTCCTCGCGGCTGGGCACTACGGCTTCCGGTTCAGCGACTACGCCATGCTCTCAATGGTGTACGACGACGGCGGCGAGGTGTCCAGCATCTACTGGCCCAACCCCTACTTCAGCTACTGGCAGAACAGCCGCAAGATCTACAATTTCAGCCGTGAGGCAGAGCTCGATTCCTCGGGGCATTTCTTGGCCAGCGATAACGCGACGTTCGATGCCGCCGATCTGGGCGGCGCCGGGGTCAGGAGGAGGCTGACGCTGGACACCGACGGCAACCTCCGGCTGTACAGCTTGGACGCCGGCGACCAGACGTGGACCGTGTCGTGGATGGCGTTCTCCAACCCTTGCATCATCCACGGCGTGTGCGGCATCAACGCGCTGTGCCTCTACACGCCTTCACCGGCCTGCGTCTGCGCCCCCGGCCACGAGCGCGCCGACCGGAGCGACTGGAGCAGGGGCTGCCGGCCGACGTTCAGCAACTCCACCGGCGGCCGCGACGAGAAGGTGAAGTTCGTGGCGCTGCCGCACACCGATTTCTGGGGCTTCGACCTCAACAACAGCGAGTTCCTGTCGCTGGACGCGTGCGAGGAGCAGTGCACCGGCGAGCCGTCGTGCGTGGTGTTCCAGTACAAGCAGGGCAAAGGGGAGTGCTACCCCAAGAGCCTCATGTTCAACGGCAGGACGTTCCCGGGCCTGCCCGGCACGGCCTACCTCAAGGTCCCCGCCGACTTCAACGTGCCGGAGCTGCACGTCCATCAATGGCAGACCGATGATGGCCTCGCCATCCAGGAGGACATTGCCGGATGCGATGCCGTGGCACCGGAGGTAGTCATGCTCAACGTCTCCAGCACGGCGAAGATGAGCAGCAACCAGGGCAAGTCGTTATGGTTCTACTTCTACGGATTCTTGTCCGCGTTCTTCGTCATCGAGGTGTTTGTGATAGCGTTCGGGTGCTGGCTCTTCTCCAAGAAAGGGATACTGTCCAGGCCATCGGAGCTGCTGGCCGTGGAGGAAGGGTACAGGATGATCACCAGCCATTTCCGGGCGTACAGCTACTCAGAGCTGCAGAGTGCCACCAGGAAGTTCCGCACCGAGATCGGGCATGGCGGGTCGGGCACCGTGTACAAGGGGGTCCTGGACGACGACAGGACGGTGGCCGTCAAGGTGCTGCAGGACGTGAGCCAGAGCGAGGAGGTGTTCCAAGCCGAGCTGAGCGCGATCGGCAGGATCTACCACATGAACTTGGTGAGGATGTGGGGGTTCTGCTCAGAAGGCGCGCACCGGATTCTGGTCTACGAGTACGTCCACAACGGATCATTGGCAAATGTGCTGTTCCAAAGCACCGGAAATTCCGGCAGGTTGCTGGGATGGAAGCAGAGGTTCAACATCGCCGTCGGCGTGGCCAAAGGACTGGCATACCTTCACAATGAGTGCCTGGAGTGGATCATCCACTGCGACATGAAGCCGGAGAACATACTGCTGGATGATGAAATGGAGCCCAAGATCACCGACTTCGGGCTGGCGAAGCTGCTCAACAGAGACGGGTCCGACTCGGGCTTGTCGCGGATCCGAGGAACAAGGGGGTACATGGCACCCGAGTGGGTCTCCAGCCTTCCCATCACCGAGAAGGTCGACGTGTACAGCTACGGCGTGGTGCTCCTGGAACTGATGAAAGGGCAGAGGGTTTCGGATTGGGTGGTGGATGGGAAAGAGGGGCTTGAAACTGATGTCAGAACCGTGGTGAAGATGATCGTCGACAGATCGAAGCGCGGCGATGGAGGATGGGTTGCGGACCTGGTGGATGAACGGCTTGATGGCGAATTTAACCATGCGCAAGCTAAAATATTTGCCCAGTTGGCTGTCTCATGTTTAGAGGAAGATAGAAACAAAAGGCCCGGTATGAAGAATGTAGTGCAGACGCTCATCTCTACAGATGATGAGTCCAGAGATAATGAATATCCAGAAATTTGA